GGCTCCAACATGCCCAGCTTCGCGTGGCTCGCCGAGAACACGCTGGATGTGAAGCTCGCCCCGCAGAAGCTCGCGCTGATGCAGAAGCTGGGCGTCCCCTACACGAACGAGGACGTGGACTTCGCGCTGCAGGATCAGCAGGAGCAGGCGGAGGGCATCGCCGCGGACCTGGAGAAGCAGGGCGTGGAGGTGGCCTGGGACTCGGAGATGGTGGCCATCATCTCCTACCTGCAGCGCATCGGGCGCGGGCCGCAGTTCGTCCCCGAGGACCTGAAGCAGGACGCACCGGAGCAGCAGCCCAGCGCCTCGGTGAGCGGAGGGCAGCCCTGATGTGGAAGACCTTCTACGCAGGCATGGAGCACGTGCACCTGCCGCTCTTCAGCCTGCTGCTCTTCCTCGCCGTCTTCTTCGGCGTGGTGGCGTGGGTGTACGGCCTGCGCCGCCCCAGTGACTTCGACGCGCTCGCGGCCCTGCCCCTGAGCGACACGCCCCCCTCTTCTGGAGCCTCCAGCCATGAGCAGTGACGCGAAGCACGCGAGCAGCGAGAGCGGTGTCATCCACGTCTACGATGGCATCGAGGAGCAGGACAACCGGCTGCCCAACTGGTGGCTCGCCATCCTCTGGGGCACGCTCGTGTTCGGGCTGGGCTACTGGCTCTACTACGAGACCTTCGGTGCGGGCGTGTACCCGCGCGAGGCGCTGAAGGCGGACCTCGTGCAGCTCGCGAAGCTGCAGGCCGAGGCGGCGAAGGGCCCGCTCACCGATGACATGCTGGTGAAGCTCTCGCACGACGCGAAGGTGACGGCGGCGGGGCAGGCCGCGTTCCAGTCCACCTGCGCCGCCTGCCACGGCGCGAGCGGCGAGGGGCTCATCGGACCGAACCTCACGGACAAGTTCTGGCTGCACGGCGGCAAGCCGACGGACATCCACCACACCATCTCCGGCGGCGTGGTGGAGAAGGGCATGCCCGCATGGGAGCGCACCCTGGGCGCAGAGCGCGTGAAGCAGCTCGCCGCGTACGTGCTCACGCTCAAGGGCAAGGAGGTGGCCGGCAAGGCGCCGCAGGGTGAGCCCGAGTCGTGACGCCTGCACCGAGCTCCGCCTCGCTGCGCACCGACGGGCGCCGCGAGGCCATCCATCCCTCGGACGTGAAGGGGCGCTTCCTCACCCGCAGGCGCGCGCTCTTCGCCGGGCTGATGGCCTTCTACCTGCTGCTGCCGCTCTTGCGCGTGGGCGGCCACCCCGCGGTGTACCTGGACGTGACGGCGCGCCGCTTCTACCTCTTCGGCGCCACGTTCAACGCGCAGGACTTCTGGCTCGTCCTCTTCCTCGCCACGACGGCAGGCTTCGCGCTGCTCTTCGCCACCGCGTGGCTGGGGCGCGTGTGGTGCGGGTGGGCGTGCCCGCAGACCGTGTTCCTCGAGGGGCTGTACCGCCCCATCGAGCGCTGGGTGGACGGACCGCGCGAGCGGCGGCTCAAGATGGCCAAGGCGCCGTGGACGGCAGTGCGCGTGGGGCGCGCGGGGGTGAAACACGCGGCGTATTTGTTCGTCTCGCTCGCCATCAGCCACGTGGCCTTGAGCTTCTTCCTCTCCGCCGAGCAGCTGCTCGCGATGGTGCGTGAGGGCCCCGCGGCGCACCCGGTGCCCTTCGCGTGGGCGGTCGCCGTGACGGGGCTGCTGCACTTCAACTACGTGTGGTTTCGCGAGCAGCTGTGCGTGGCCTTCTGTCCCTACGGGCGCCTGCAGTCGGCGATGCAGGACGACGACTCGCTCATCGTGGGCTACGACGTGCGCCGCGGCGAGCCGCGCGGGCACCTGCGCAGGCCCGGAGTGGGTGAGGCCGCGAAGGTCGCGCTGCCGGTGCTCGGCGACTGCGTGGACTGCAACAAGTGCGTGACCGCGTGCCCCACGGGCATCGACATCCGCAACGGGCTGCAGCTCGAGTGCGTGGCGTGCGCGCTGTGCGCGGACGCGTGCGACGCGGTGATGGACAAGGTGGGGCGGCCGCGCGGGCTCATCCGCTACGACTCGCTCAACGGGCTCGCGGGGAAGAGGCGGCGCGTGCTGCGGCCGCGGCTCGTGGTGTACGGGGCGCTGCTGCT
This window of the Aggregicoccus sp. 17bor-14 genome carries:
- a CDS encoding cbb3-type cytochrome c oxidase N-terminal domain-containing protein → MSSDAKHASSESGVIHVYDGIEEQDNRLPNWWLAILWGTLVFGLGYWLYYETFGAGVYPREALKADLVQLAKLQAEAAKGPLTDDMLVKLSHDAKVTAAGQAAFQSTCAACHGASGEGLIGPNLTDKFWLHGGKPTDIHHTISGGVVEKGMPAWERTLGAERVKQLAAYVLTLKGKEVAGKAPQGEPES
- a CDS encoding CcoQ/FixQ family Cbb3-type cytochrome c oxidase assembly chaperone — its product is MWKTFYAGMEHVHLPLFSLLLFLAVFFGVVAWVYGLRRPSDFDALAALPLSDTPPSSGASSHEQ
- the ccoG gene encoding cytochrome c oxidase accessory protein CcoG, with amino-acid sequence MTPAPSSASLRTDGRREAIHPSDVKGRFLTRRRALFAGLMAFYLLLPLLRVGGHPAVYLDVTARRFYLFGATFNAQDFWLVLFLATTAGFALLFATAWLGRVWCGWACPQTVFLEGLYRPIERWVDGPRERRLKMAKAPWTAVRVGRAGVKHAAYLFVSLAISHVALSFFLSAEQLLAMVREGPAAHPVPFAWAVAVTGLLHFNYVWFREQLCVAFCPYGRLQSAMQDDDSLIVGYDVRRGEPRGHLRRPGVGEAAKVALPVLGDCVDCNKCVTACPTGIDIRNGLQLECVACALCADACDAVMDKVGRPRGLIRYDSLNGLAGKRRRVLRPRLVVYGALLLASASALGMGLLRRSPFEANLLRFRGAPYVVTDGSVRNQYELHLVNKHPDAATFRVRVHTPGKTQVLLPQAEVKLASLEGFRLPLFVTSAKDDYVGPFGFTLEVEDVEAKEVRSIQARFLGPSY